A portion of the Francisella uliginis genome contains these proteins:
- a CDS encoding glycoside hydrolase family 19 protein: protein MKSKFKLTPFLVCSLIGIGSFSIANAADAWSESDLSTYVAGSVVTDNGKAYQCKTWPASGWCQQAAYRPSGMYGEDAWFVTENEPVTPTPTPAPTPAPTPAPTPAPTPAPTPAPTPAPTPAPTPAPTPAPIGYPSYVVGQSYSAGDIVKSNGKLYRCTSPSRCSGSSYMYRPGSGQNWESAWEVVNQEAYQGTVSVAIPAKPDFINSEKLATVLILNANGQALAELTNAQWGSTTNLEVPLENSIESITIKVPAIDGANGSASPSAFKLSNQSNQSVSIKYENPQQEEGSVKIDTKADVSGNTVASYALTDSNGKIVSDGFVKINSSITLNNIPSSSEGVNYTLTVSDFTTGEHNYTPSQATYSVTVQNNSTSNVNINFEKDAVNDKAMGIINIDAKADVIGNPTTHYSLEDSTGKIVKAGNIEVNKLTTLKDIPSSENGNMYILRITEFTQDGYIYTPNQTYPVTVYNHNSSNININFEKESVPVVEGEGSIRIDASADVIGNPITSYTLTDSEGNSVGSGELEINKSTTLDNIPSSSEGVTYTLTVAEFTENGYKYTPGQPYSITVYNHNSSNISVDFTKEAVPTTNISINVYGDQLPQDSTTTLTLSNENGESKELAINNNSVIDTQVPKDGTTWTVVVDSVEGYDISVSPTSFVADQSAQGINLTVEKLETGSTLEELLPFSEFEAMFPNATDGACTAKTDGIRGLYDGLIAAAAGFPAFANPNALPDSINGKLLSQDDKLIIAKRELAAFLANVSQETTGGWPNAHNGGQWAWGLCFTEEQHCVKYPGECDYTSPSYRSVAGVSYHGRGMIQLSWNYNYGLFGDYYNSHIANGNNVDLVAHPELVLKDNKIGWTSALWFWMTHQSPKPSAHDAITGLWQPSADDKSKGRDVGFGMTINIINGGIECDTDRSSTAEAKAQGRIAHFERYTGMLDTDMGNKDYLDCKNMRHY from the coding sequence ATGAAAAGTAAATTTAAACTAACTCCATTTTTAGTATGCTCACTAATAGGGATAGGATCTTTCTCTATAGCAAATGCAGCTGATGCATGGTCAGAATCTGATCTATCAACTTACGTTGCTGGATCTGTAGTAACAGATAATGGTAAAGCATACCAGTGTAAAACATGGCCAGCATCAGGATGGTGCCAACAAGCAGCTTATAGACCAAGTGGAATGTATGGTGAAGATGCATGGTTTGTTACGGAAAATGAACCTGTTACGCCAACGCCAACTCCTGCACCAACTCCTGCACCAACTCCTGCACCAACTCCTGCACCAACTCCTGCACCAACTCCTGCACCAACTCCTGCACCAACTCCTGCACCAACTCCTGCACCAACTCCTGCACCAATAGGCTACCCTAGTTATGTAGTTGGACAAAGCTATAGTGCTGGTGATATAGTTAAAAGCAATGGTAAGCTTTATCGTTGTACATCTCCTTCACGATGCTCTGGTTCATCATATATGTATAGACCAGGTAGTGGTCAAAATTGGGAATCTGCTTGGGAAGTAGTAAACCAAGAAGCATATCAAGGAACAGTATCCGTAGCAATTCCAGCTAAACCTGACTTTATAAACTCTGAAAAATTAGCTACCGTTCTAATTCTTAACGCTAATGGTCAAGCATTAGCTGAATTAACAAATGCTCAATGGGGTTCTACTACCAATCTAGAAGTACCTCTAGAAAACTCAATAGAGAGTATTACGATAAAAGTTCCAGCTATTGATGGAGCTAACGGTTCTGCTAGTCCTTCGGCATTTAAGCTTAGTAATCAAAGCAATCAATCAGTTTCCATCAAATATGAGAATCCTCAACAAGAAGAGGGATCTGTTAAAATTGATACTAAAGCTGATGTCTCAGGCAATACGGTTGCTTCATATGCTCTTACAGATTCTAATGGCAAAATTGTTAGTGATGGTTTCGTTAAAATAAATAGCTCTATCACTTTGAACAATATCCCATCATCTAGTGAAGGAGTTAACTATACATTAACTGTCAGTGACTTTACTACAGGAGAGCATAACTACACACCTAGTCAAGCTACATATTCAGTTACCGTTCAAAATAATAGTACATCAAATGTTAACATCAACTTTGAGAAAGATGCTGTAAATGATAAAGCAATGGGTATTATTAATATTGATGCTAAAGCAGATGTTATAGGCAACCCAACTACTCACTATTCTCTAGAAGACTCTACTGGGAAAATTGTCAAGGCAGGAAATATTGAAGTAAATAAACTTACAACTTTAAAAGATATTCCATCATCTGAAAATGGTAACATGTATATTTTAAGGATAACTGAATTTACTCAAGACGGATATATTTATACACCAAATCAAACATATCCTGTAACGGTTTATAATCATAATTCTTCAAATATCAATATAAATTTTGAAAAAGAATCTGTACCTGTTGTAGAGGGTGAAGGCTCTATTAGAATAGATGCTAGCGCAGATGTTATAGGCAATCCTATTACAAGCTATACGCTTACAGACTCAGAAGGTAACTCTGTTGGTAGTGGTGAGCTTGAAATAAACAAGTCAACAACTTTGGATAATATACCATCATCTAGTGAAGGTGTTACTTATACACTAACGGTAGCAGAGTTTACTGAGAATGGATATAAATATACTCCTGGTCAACCTTATTCTATAACTGTTTATAACCACAACTCTTCGAATATTAGTGTTGATTTCACAAAAGAAGCTGTACCTACAACAAATATTTCTATAAACGTATATGGAGATCAGCTACCTCAAGATAGCACTACAACCCTAACTTTATCTAATGAAAATGGTGAGTCTAAAGAATTAGCAATAAACAATAACTCTGTAATTGATACTCAAGTTCCAAAAGATGGTACTACATGGACTGTTGTCGTTGATTCTGTCGAAGGATATGACATATCAGTATCTCCTACATCTTTTGTTGCAGACCAGAGTGCCCAAGGTATCAACTTAACAGTTGAAAAGCTAGAGACAGGATCTACATTAGAAGAGCTTCTACCTTTTAGCGAATTTGAAGCTATGTTCCCCAACGCTACAGATGGTGCTTGTACGGCAAAAACTGATGGTATTAGAGGATTATATGACGGCTTAATTGCAGCAGCAGCTGGATTCCCAGCTTTTGCTAACCCTAATGCTCTACCAGATTCAATTAATGGTAAACTTTTATCACAAGATGATAAACTTATAATTGCTAAAAGAGAGTTAGCTGCATTCCTTGCAAATGTATCACAAGAAACAACTGGCGGATGGCCTAATGCACATAATGGAGGTCAATGGGCTTGGGGATTGTGCTTCACTGAAGAACAGCATTGTGTTAAATATCCAGGAGAATGTGATTACACTAGTCCATCATACCGTTCTGTAGCTGGAGTATCTTATCATGGTAGAGGTATGATACAACTTTCTTGGAACTACAATTATGGACTATTTGGAGACTACTATAATAGCCACATTGCCAATGGTAATAATGTCGATCTAGTTGCCCATCCTGAGTTAGTTCTTAAGGATAACAAAATTGGCTGGACATCTGCATTATGGTTTTGGATGACACACCAATCACCTAAACCATCTGCTCATGATGCTATAACTGGTTTATGGCAGCCTAGTGCAGATGATAAAAGCAAAGGTCGTGATGTTGGTTTTGGTATGACCATCAATATCATTAATGGTGGTATAGAGTGTGATACTGACCGTTCATCTACCGCTGAGGCAAAAGCTCAGGGTAGAATTGCTCATTTCGAACGTTATACTGGAATGCTAGATACTGATATGGGCAACAAAGACTACCTAGATTGCAAAAACATGAGACATTACTAA
- a CDS encoding DMT family transporter, with amino-acid sequence MSLQRKAILALFIVTIFWGATFPLIKISLAYISPGLFVTFRLSLSLLFFIPIIMKANFKHKKYLLKVGAIFGSLEGLSFYFQTHGLYTVSSSESAFLTALSVIMIPFIGSIFKLDRLTIYSVVASFVSLFGIYALSGASFNNFTIGYLWSILCALAYALSVVYLSYETRKDGNTEIFKDLRLLIILQIAFGIPIPLISDIPFMHLQLNYILLVSLAFCSITTIVCYYLQNTYQKYLSMAEVAVIFSFEPIFATIFGRIINDEKIYLSTIIGGLLILTSYFIIEFGNRRRQKGR; translated from the coding sequence ATGAGCCTTCAAAGAAAAGCTATATTAGCTCTTTTTATAGTTACTATATTTTGGGGAGCTACTTTTCCTCTTATAAAGATTTCCCTAGCTTATATCTCCCCAGGATTATTTGTAACATTTAGACTTAGTCTTTCATTATTATTTTTTATACCTATCATCATGAAAGCAAACTTTAAACATAAAAAATATCTGCTAAAAGTCGGTGCTATTTTTGGCTCTTTAGAAGGTTTAAGCTTTTACTTCCAAACTCATGGCCTATATACAGTATCATCAAGTGAATCTGCTTTTCTTACTGCATTGAGTGTTATTATGATTCCGTTTATTGGTAGTATTTTCAAACTTGATCGTTTAACTATTTATAGTGTAGTTGCATCATTTGTCTCGCTATTTGGAATATATGCTCTTTCTGGAGCTAGTTTCAACAACTTTACTATTGGATATCTTTGGTCAATACTATGTGCATTAGCTTATGCCTTATCTGTAGTTTATCTAAGTTATGAAACTCGAAAAGATGGCAATACTGAAATATTCAAAGATTTACGCTTACTTATAATACTACAAATAGCCTTTGGCATACCTATCCCCCTTATTTCAGATATACCTTTTATGCATTTACAATTAAACTATATTTTACTAGTTTCTTTGGCCTTCTGCTCAATTACAACTATTGTTTGCTACTACCTACAAAATACCTATCAAAAGTATTTAAGCATGGCAGAAGTAGCTGTAATATTCTCATTTGAACCCATCTTTGCGACTATTTTTGGTAGAATAATTAATGATGAGAAAATATACTTATCCACGATCATTGGAGGTCTATTGATACTCACAAGTTATTTTATAATTGAATTTGGAAATAGAAGAAGGCAAAAAGGAAGATAA
- a CDS encoding DnaJ C-terminal domain-containing protein produces MADYYSLLGVGRDASDADLKKAYRRLAKKYHPDVNKEKGAEDKFKEIQTAYDVLGDKERRKLYDTYGENWDKVQQGGFGGGGPGGGFGGFSQGGGSQGFNFEDLGDIFGDLFGGGGPSGGFGGAQPRARKGEDIDISLRLNVEDAIKGGKRSVSYSYQEAGANGMPTMQHKSVDVNIPPAIGNGKKLRVKGKGGAGVGANAPAGDLYIKIEIVDHKNYKVDGNDVYEHINIAPWEAALGTSLEIETPYGKKKMKVPEGSQSGRKMRIKGKGLGTGDFYIVYDVKLPPADTDEKKEFYKQMQEKMNFDPRA; encoded by the coding sequence ATGGCGGATTATTATTCTTTACTTGGGGTAGGTAGGGATGCCTCAGATGCTGACTTAAAAAAAGCATATAGAAGACTAGCAAAAAAATATCATCCTGATGTTAATAAAGAGAAAGGGGCAGAGGATAAGTTTAAGGAAATCCAAACAGCATATGATGTTTTAGGTGATAAGGAAAGAAGAAAGCTTTACGATACATATGGTGAAAACTGGGATAAAGTTCAGCAAGGTGGTTTTGGCGGCGGCGGTCCTGGAGGAGGCTTTGGTGGTTTCTCTCAAGGAGGAGGATCTCAAGGCTTTAACTTCGAAGATTTAGGTGATATCTTTGGTGATCTTTTTGGTGGTGGCGGTCCTAGTGGCGGCTTTGGTGGTGCCCAACCAAGAGCTCGTAAAGGTGAAGATATAGATATATCATTACGTTTGAATGTTGAGGATGCTATAAAAGGTGGTAAACGTTCAGTATCTTATAGCTATCAAGAAGCCGGTGCTAACGGTATGCCTACTATGCAACATAAGAGTGTTGATGTAAATATACCACCAGCGATAGGTAATGGTAAAAAACTTCGCGTTAAAGGTAAAGGTGGTGCAGGTGTTGGGGCAAATGCTCCAGCGGGTGATCTATATATAAAAATAGAAATAGTAGATCATAAAAATTATAAGGTTGATGGTAATGATGTTTATGAGCATATAAATATCGCACCATGGGAAGCGGCTTTAGGAACTAGTTTAGAGATTGAAACACCTTATGGTAAGAAAAAAATGAAGGTTCCAGAAGGAAGTCAGTCAGGTCGTAAAATGCGTATAAAAGGCAAGGGTCTTGGCACTGGAGACTTCTATATAGTTTATGATGTTAAATTACCTCCTGCAGATACTGATGAGAAAAAAGAATTCTACAAACAAATGCAAGAAAAGATGAATTTTGATCCAAGAGCTTAA
- a CDS encoding membrane lipoprotein — translation MKNFLNNSFVGFVSGLISAMVLYFIFTFVRQQGIELDDQFKYTLYRLMVWGGVWAILFALPLSKNILLKSSVIGLAVIFFNFLVLMPLSGKGIFASNAGVEVFVMNIVFNYLWALLAGFIYKSVSLK, via the coding sequence ATGAAAAATTTTCTAAATAACTCATTTGTAGGGTTTGTGTCAGGCTTAATTAGCGCGATGGTTTTATATTTTATTTTTACCTTTGTTCGTCAACAAGGTATTGAGCTTGATGATCAGTTTAAGTATACGCTTTATCGATTAATGGTATGGGGAGGTGTATGGGCTATACTATTTGCTTTACCTTTATCAAAAAACATTCTTTTAAAAAGCTCTGTTATAGGCTTAGCTGTTATTTTCTTTAACTTTTTAGTTCTTATGCCATTATCAGGTAAGGGTATTTTTGCATCAAATGCAGGTGTGGAAGTTTTTGTTATGAATATTGTATTTAATTATTTATGGGCTTTATTAGCAGGTTTTATATATAAATCAGTAAGTCTTAAGTAG
- a CDS encoding methylated-DNA--[protein]-cysteine S-methyltransferase produces MLKDTQKNHLALINKDDYKNSFSAQEINTPIGTIIAIADNKHLYTCCHIKDSKLQSIEKLLKTYSAKLTFQKNNILEKTKFELDQYFNKSLEKFSIPLKLTGTEFQKHVWQELLKIPYGKTISYQQEAINIGKPTAFRAVANANGKNLLPIIIPCHRVINANGKLGGYTGGLEKKEFLLTLEKNI; encoded by the coding sequence ATGCTCAAAGATACACAAAAGAATCATTTAGCTTTAATAAATAAAGATGACTATAAAAATAGCTTTTCAGCACAAGAAATAAACACTCCAATAGGGACTATAATAGCTATAGCAGATAATAAACATTTATATACTTGCTGCCATATAAAAGACTCAAAGCTTCAATCAATAGAAAAACTTCTTAAAACATATTCTGCAAAACTCACTTTTCAAAAAAATAATATCTTAGAAAAAACTAAGTTTGAGTTAGATCAATACTTCAATAAGAGTTTAGAAAAATTCTCTATCCCACTTAAACTAACAGGTACAGAATTTCAAAAACATGTTTGGCAAGAACTATTAAAAATTCCATATGGTAAAACTATTAGTTATCAACAAGAAGCTATAAATATCGGTAAACCAACTGCTTTTAGAGCTGTTGCAAATGCTAATGGCAAGAACCTCTTACCTATAATTATACCTTGTCATAGAGTAATTAATGCTAATGGTAAACTTGGTGGTTATACAGGAGGATTAGAGAAGAAAGAATTTTTATTAACTTTAGAAAAAAATATATAA
- a CDS encoding APC family permease, which translates to MSLSNKKISTLSLTMLNISAIISLSSIAYMATIGLQSIFFYLIAAITFLLPTSLICAELSSMITQNNGGVFSWVKAGLGEKAGVLAMWLEWFNNVVSFPSSVTALVATFAYIGFRGFAENAHTSVSFWLVMVCVFIAISLFNCLPLRKVVILNIVGAVFGMIIPGILLILGAIYFLVTGQSNLEYHGVGDILPAFSLGTYALLVKTLSSYSGIQSVAFHMTNIDKPEKNIPKSILIATLIIVSLTILTTVGLNIIIPVKDVNVLNGLIQGISQVLSIIGLGGVKPLIVIMISIGMLAALSTWVLGPARGMQTAAEQQLFPKIMAGKNRFNMPVNMLMIQVCIVIVLSTAFLIMPSVYAAFALLIAITSQFTVVTWIMVFVAAIRLRFTQPDTHRVFYVGKRNSNWLLVTMSLVAIFMCSLGFILGLFPPGFSHVKDILRYTTILIIADVIIIAIPLVWIWLHRKRIV; encoded by the coding sequence ATGAGTTTATCTAATAAAAAGATTTCTACTTTATCGCTAACGATGTTAAATATCTCGGCGATAATTAGTTTAAGTTCCATCGCATATATGGCGACAATTGGCTTACAAAGTATTTTCTTTTACCTAATTGCTGCAATTACATTTTTACTGCCAACATCACTTATATGTGCAGAACTTAGCAGTATGATTACACAAAATAACGGTGGTGTGTTTAGTTGGGTCAAGGCTGGCTTGGGTGAAAAAGCCGGAGTGCTTGCAATGTGGCTAGAGTGGTTTAATAATGTGGTGTCATTTCCTAGTTCTGTAACGGCATTAGTTGCGACTTTCGCTTATATTGGCTTTCGAGGTTTTGCAGAGAATGCTCATACAAGTGTTTCCTTTTGGCTGGTAATGGTATGTGTATTTATCGCTATAAGTTTATTTAATTGTTTACCTTTGAGAAAAGTTGTTATTTTAAATATCGTTGGTGCGGTATTTGGTATGATAATACCCGGTATATTATTGATCTTGGGAGCAATTTACTTTTTAGTGACAGGTCAAAGTAATTTAGAGTATCATGGGGTTGGAGATATTTTACCAGCATTTTCTTTAGGAACTTATGCTTTATTAGTTAAAACTTTATCTTCATATTCAGGTATCCAATCGGTAGCTTTTCATATGACAAATATTGATAAACCAGAGAAGAATATTCCTAAGTCAATTTTGATAGCTACTTTAATAATTGTTTCTTTAACTATTCTAACAACAGTAGGCTTAAATATTATTATTCCTGTAAAAGATGTAAATGTCTTAAATGGTCTAATACAGGGTATTTCACAGGTTTTAAGTATTATTGGCTTAGGTGGTGTTAAACCTCTAATCGTTATAATGATAAGTATTGGGATGTTGGCAGCTTTAAGCACATGGGTTTTAGGTCCTGCTAGAGGTATGCAAACAGCAGCGGAACAGCAGCTTTTTCCGAAAATAATGGCCGGTAAAAACAGGTTTAATATGCCGGTTAATATGCTAATGATACAAGTATGTATAGTTATAGTATTGTCGACAGCTTTTTTAATAATGCCATCGGTTTATGCAGCTTTTGCTTTATTGATTGCGATTACTTCACAATTTACAGTAGTTACATGGATTATGGTATTTGTAGCAGCAATTAGACTTAGATTTACTCAGCCAGATACTCATAGAGTGTTTTATGTAGGTAAAAGAAACTCTAATTGGCTATTGGTAACTATGTCTTTGGTAGCAATATTTATGTGTTCTTTAGGCTTTATACTAGGATTATTCCCACCAGGGTTTTCACATGTTAAAGATATTTTACGCTATACTACTATTTTGATTATTGCAGATGTAATAATTATCGCAATTCCACTTGTGTGGATTTGGTTACATAGAAAAAGAATTGTGTAA
- the lysA gene encoding diaminopimelate decarboxylase has translation MKDYIIFDNERLIDYIKNNSLITPCYIYDTKLLDDTFSRAKVELEKKFNNAEIHYAIKANHNPEIISFVKKYDMGIDCVSGGEIKRALEQGIDPSRIVFAGVGKADWEIELAIDSNVFILNCESLEEIEVVNEIARSKDKQVNICLRINPNIDAQTHHYISTGEFDDKFGIAFVDVLKWLENDFAKFSNINLFGLHYHVGSQILNYQVFQSLAITTNEHIKLLQQKGVNIEHINFGGGLGIDYENPKQNPITDFEHFFASFAQFFEYSDDIKLHFELGRSLVGQSGILLSQVLFNKTTQETNFLIIDAGMTELIRPALYQAQHRIVGLVDDIHNKQHYHVVGPICESSDVFAKYYPLPKLKRGDLIAIYSAGAYGKVLSSEYNLRPDVKEYLI, from the coding sequence ATGAAAGATTATATTATTTTTGATAATGAAAGATTGATTGATTATATAAAGAATAACTCTTTAATAACACCTTGCTATATTTATGATACCAAGTTACTAGATGATACTTTTAGTAGAGCAAAAGTAGAATTGGAAAAAAAATTTAACAATGCTGAAATCCACTATGCTATAAAAGCAAACCATAATCCTGAAATCATTAGTTTTGTTAAAAAATATGATATGGGCATAGATTGTGTAAGTGGAGGCGAGATAAAAAGGGCTCTAGAACAAGGTATTGATCCAAGTCGTATTGTGTTCGCTGGGGTAGGAAAAGCAGACTGGGAAATTGAGCTAGCGATTGATTCTAATGTTTTTATTTTAAATTGTGAATCACTAGAGGAAATAGAAGTTGTAAATGAAATTGCTAGGAGCAAAGATAAGCAAGTAAATATCTGTTTAAGGATAAACCCAAATATAGATGCTCAAACACATCATTATATTAGTACCGGAGAATTTGATGATAAATTTGGTATTGCATTTGTCGATGTTCTTAAATGGTTAGAAAACGATTTTGCAAAGTTTAGTAATATTAATTTATTTGGCTTGCATTATCATGTAGGCTCACAAATTTTAAATTATCAAGTTTTCCAATCTCTGGCAATTACGACAAATGAACATATTAAGCTGTTACAACAAAAAGGAGTTAATATAGAGCATATTAATTTTGGTGGAGGCTTAGGCATTGATTATGAGAATCCCAAGCAAAATCCTATAACAGATTTTGAACACTTTTTTGCAAGCTTTGCTCAGTTCTTTGAATATAGTGATGATATTAAGCTTCATTTTGAACTAGGTAGATCATTAGTTGGTCAATCAGGAATACTTTTATCACAAGTATTATTTAACAAAACAACCCAAGAAACAAACTTTCTTATAATTGATGCTGGAATGACTGAGTTAATTAGACCTGCTCTTTATCAAGCTCAGCATAGGATAGTTGGCTTAGTCGATGATATACATAATAAGCAACACTATCACGTTGTAGGTCCTATTTGTGAGTCAAGTGATGTCTTTGCTAAATACTATCCTTTACCTAAATTAAAAAGGGGTGATCTAATAGCTATATATTCAGCAGGTGCCTATGGTAAAGTTTTATCCAGTGAATATAATTTAAGACCAGATGTTAAAGAATATCTTATTTAA
- a CDS encoding L,D-transpeptidase family protein: MWFFNKDKQGNWLPIKLAIPVVVGKKGLAWADSSFQKIAKASLKQESDNKAPAGIMNIGKIFGFENMELINKSDYVNIATGIECVDDSNSKYYNQIVNVNEVKKDWQSSEKMSEISLYKYGVEIQYNKNPTKPRRGSCIFMHEWRSQETGTEGCTAMSEKDIKDITNLLVASKSPILIQLPQDIYCKLQESWCLPCLS; encoded by the coding sequence TTGTGGTTTTTTAATAAAGATAAGCAGGGTAATTGGTTGCCGATTAAGTTAGCTATACCCGTTGTGGTTGGTAAAAAAGGCTTAGCATGGGCAGATAGTTCCTTTCAAAAAATAGCAAAAGCTTCACTAAAACAAGAATCCGACAATAAAGCTCCAGCAGGAATTATGAATATTGGTAAAATTTTTGGTTTTGAAAATATGGAACTGATTAATAAATCTGATTATGTGAACATAGCTACAGGAATAGAATGTGTCGATGATAGTAATTCAAAATACTATAATCAGATAGTTAATGTTAATGAAGTAAAAAAAGATTGGCAATCTTCTGAGAAGATGTCAGAGATATCTTTGTATAAGTATGGGGTTGAAATTCAGTATAATAAAAATCCTACCAAACCTAGGAGAGGATCGTGTATTTTTATGCATGAGTGGCGATCTCAAGAAACAGGAACAGAAGGTTGTACAGCTATGTCAGAAAAAGATATTAAAGACATTACAAATTTATTAGTAGCTAGTAAATCACCTATATTAATTCAGTTACCCCAAGATATTTATTGTAAACTACAAGAATCATGGTGTTTACCATGTTTGTCTTAA
- a CDS encoding DUF2490 domain-containing protein, producing the protein MKKLLYIIGFYLIALNSAKAVNSDNFQSWNNITVLGNLGFVDDRYSKILYEITYQERLANASLTSFQTLYRGGLGYSLNSKHSLWVGADYLVTRNLVPEEVNTNAIWQQYLYKDDYKELKYLFRARFEQLLISSANYLTLRVRLMIRGSYPISENKKWSIIGFNEYFQNLNGDGVVENASLIQNRAFAGFGYSATKNTNIELGYMNQFIHSSQRNDFMANILLVSLVFNFN; encoded by the coding sequence ATGAAGAAATTACTATATATAATTGGCTTTTATCTAATTGCACTTAATTCTGCTAAAGCTGTTAACAGTGATAATTTCCAATCATGGAATAATATTACAGTTCTTGGTAATCTTGGGTTTGTAGATGATCGTTACTCAAAGATTCTGTATGAAATAACTTATCAGGAACGTTTGGCAAATGCATCATTAACATCTTTTCAGACACTTTACCGTGGCGGCTTGGGTTATAGTTTAAATAGTAAGCATAGTCTTTGGGTTGGAGCAGACTATTTAGTAACAAGGAATTTAGTCCCTGAAGAAGTAAATACAAACGCTATCTGGCAACAGTACTTGTATAAGGATGATTATAAAGAGCTTAAATATCTTTTCCGCGCTAGATTTGAACAACTATTAATATCAAGTGCTAATTACTTAACTCTGCGTGTCAGGTTAATGATTCGCGGTTCATATCCAATCTCAGAAAACAAAAAATGGAGTATTATTGGTTTTAATGAGTACTTCCAAAACCTTAATGGAGATGGTGTTGTAGAGAATGCTTCATTAATCCAAAATAGAGCTTTTGCGGGTTTTGGCTATAGCGCTACTAAGAATACTAATATTGAATTAGGGTATATGAATCAGTTTATTCATAGTAGTCAGAGAAATGATTTTATGGCAAATATTTTACTAGTATCATTGGTGTTCAACTTTAATTAA